GCCAGTTTGTGCATGACCTCGGAGAGATCCTCCACCGGACGGTACTTGTCGATATAGCCGCGGGCCCCCGCCTCGTACGCCCGGCGCAGCCCGCGCGGCCGGTCGCTGCGGGTGAGGACCGCCAGCGGACAGCATCTGCCGTGCGGTTCGGCCAGGGATCTCACCTCCTCCAGGACGTCCAGCGCGTCCGGACAGTCGAGGTCGGTGAGGAGCACATCCGGCCCCGGGACCGGTCCTGCGCCGACGAGTGCCGAACGTATCGCGCCCCGGTCGGCGGTCCGTACGTCTATTCCCTGCCCCGAGCCGAGCAGGGAGGCGAGCGAAGCGCGCCACAGGGGCACGGTGTGGACCAGCAGAACGGTTGTCATCAAGCTGCCCTCGGCATTTCTCTCCTGGCGCGCGCACTACAGGCGTATCGCAGAATGCGATGGTGTGTGCGCGTCGGGTGACGGGTCTCCAGTGGAGCGCATGAGCATTCGGGTACGCCGACGAATTGGCGGATTCCCGTGCCTGATGGGCGCGGATGGGGGCGTTCGGGGGTACATCGGGAGCGCACGGAGTGTCGGACTGGCCGGAACCGGCTCCCCGGGGTCCGGCGCGGGGGGACGGAAAGGTGCGGTTTCCAGCCGGAATTCGGACTGCTTTCCGGCCAGATCCACCGGGCCCCTGGCCCTCCAAGGGCCTCAGTTGAGCAGCGCCCGCGCCGCCTGCGCCTTCCGCCGGATCGTCTCGGCCGTCGTCGGTTCGATGGCGTCGAGGACCTCCGCGTACTCCTCCATCTCCGACGCCCCGCGCTGGAACTCCCCGCGCTGGACCAGGAGCTGGGCCCGCTCGTAGCGCAGCCGGGCCGGGCGCGAGGGCAGGAGGAGCGAGAGCTCCACCGCCCAGAGGGCCACATCCGTTCGCTCGGGGCGGGCGGCCGCCCAGGCCCTGATGTTGTTCAGGATCCGCAGCACGGTCTCCAGCGGCCGCGCGGGCGTCAGCATGGACGGCTCAAGCCGCGACCCGGTCGCCGCGGTGACCAGGAGGTCGGCGTCGTCACCGGTCAGTGGCGCGCCCCCGGTGAACGGATCGACGAGCACCGGCTGCTCCGGGTCGCCGAAGCCGACGACGAAGTGGCCGGGCAGCGCCACCCCGTAGACCGGGGCGCCGGCCCGCCGGGCGACCTCGATCCAGACCACCGAGAGCAGGATCGGCAGCCCCCGGCGGCGCCGCAGAACCTGCTGGAGAAGCGAGGACTCCAGCCGCTGGTAGTCGCCCGATGAGCCGCCGAACTCGAACCGCCCGCCCAGCAGTTCCGCCAGCGCGGAGGCCCAGCCGGCGGGGGAGCGGGAGCCGTACGGCAGCAGCCCGGCGAGCCGGTCCAGTTCGATCTGGGCCGCGTCGATCCCGTACGGGTCGGGGGAGGTGTGGTCCGGATCGACCGGGCGGGGCTCCTCCGGGCCGACCGGGCCTGCCTCCGCGCCCAGCAGCAGACAGAGCAGCGCCAGATCCGGCCGCTCCGACCGGGCCTCCTCGGCGAACTGCCGCCGGCGGTCGGCCGTACCGGAATCCTGCGCGCTCATATGCGACCCATGCCCCTGCTCGTCCCTGCTGCTGGCTGCCCCCGCCCGGCCAGGGGGGTCTGCGGTCCCCGCTATGCGGGCCGGAAGTGGTGGTAGCGGTGGTGCGCCGCGAAGCCCATGCCGTCGTACAGCGCCCGCGCCCCTCCATTGTCCTCCTCCACCTGGAGCCAGGCGGCCGAGGCGCCCTCGTCCAGGGCCCGCCGGGCCAGTGCCGCCATCACGGACGTGGCCAGCCCGCGCCGCCGGTGCTCGGGGGCGACCTCGACGGCCATGAACCCCGCCCAGCGCCCGTCCACGACACACCGGCCGATCGCCGCGGGAGCATCCCCACCGGCCTCCCCGCCGCCCGCCACCGTGGCGAACCAGACCGAGGGCCCGCTGCCCAGCACCCGCAGCACATGCGGGCCGGGGGTGGAGAACCGCTGGTAGCGCGCGAGCCACGCCTCGTCCGGCGTGCGGCTCAGCCGTACCGCCGACACCTCCGCGTCCAGGTCACCGACCGGCGCCAGCGCGGCGATCCGTACCTCCGCGGTGACCTCGCGCCGCCACCCGTGCCGCTCCAGCTCCGCGCAGAGGGCCTCCTGCGTTCCCCCGGCCCCGGTCGCCGTCTGGATGTACGGGGGCAGGCCCCGCTCCTCGTACCAGCTCTCGACCCGCCCGAACGCCTCGCCGAGCGGCATCCCCGGATCGCCGAGCGGCAGCGCGGAGTTGGCACGCCGGGTGAATCCCCCGGCGGCGCGCAGCCGCCACTCGCCCAGGGGCTCGCTCTCCACCGGCTGCCAGGCCCGCGCGGTGACGGCGGCCAGCTCCTGGAAGGAGGCGGCCGGACCCCGCCGACGGGCCGGGGCGGCCGGGACGACCTTGCCCGCGACCAGGGAGGATTCCGCGATGTGGACGGACTCCCCGCTCTTTCGTGTGATCGCGACCACACCCTCGTCCCATGATGTGAGAACGCCGACCGTGTCGGTGAACTCCGCGCCCGCGCCGGCCTTCTCGGTACGCCGCCGGACGGAGACGCGTTTGCCCACGTCAGCCGGTGTGATGCGGACTTCCAGCCGTCCGCCCATGGTGAATTCCACAGCTCTGTCCGCCCCTCCTGTTCGGATCGTGCCCGAGAACGGAGATACTAGGGGCGGGCATCGACGACGCCGCGCTCCCGCGCGAGAGCCAACGCCCTACCGAGGAGGAACGACAGCGTGACCTACGTCATCGCGCAGCCTTGTGTCGACGTGAAGGACAAGGCCTGCATCGAAGAGTGCCCCGTCGACTGCATCTACGAGGGCCAGCGGTCCTTGTACATCCACCCGGACGAATGCGTCGACTGCGGAGCCTGTGAGCCGGTCTGCCCGGTCGAGGCGATCTTCTACGAGGACGACACCCCGGAGGAGTGGAAGGACTACTACAAGGCGAACGTCGAGTTCTTCGACGACCTCGGCTCGCCGGGCGGTGCCTCCAAGCTGGGCCTCATCGAGCGTGACCACCCGTTCGTCGCAGGACTGCCGCCGCAGAACGCGTAACCACCGGCACCATGTGCGCAGCCCGGTCCCGTACGGCTTGTCACCGTGCGGGACCGAGGCGTTTCCCCGTACGGCCGTCAACGGCCCGAGCCCCCGAGCAACCCGAGAAAGCAGAGTCCCGTGTCCGCAGTCTCCTCCCGCCTCCCGGTCTTCCCCTGGGACAGGCTCACGCCGTACAAGACGACGGCGCAGGCCCACCCGGACGGCATCGTGGACCTCTCCGTCGGTACGCCGGTCGACCCGGTGCCCGAGGTGATCCGGCAGGCGCTCGTCGCCGCCGCCGACAGCCCCGGCTATCCGACGGTGTGGGGGACCGAGGCCCTGCGCGACGCGCTCACCGGCTGGGTGGAGCGGCGGCTCGGCGCGACCGGTGTGACCCACGCCAACGTGCTGCCGGTCGTCGGTTCCAAGGAGCTGGTGGCCTGGCTGCCGACGCAGCTCGGCCTCGGCGCGGGCGACAGGGTCGCCTACCCGCGGCTCGCCTACCCGACGTACGAGGTCGGCGCCCGGCTCTGCGGCGCCGAGCCCGTCGTCTACGACGACCCGACCGAGCTGGACCCGGCCGGGCTGAAGCTGCTCTGGCTCAACTCGCCCTCCAACCCCACCGGGAAGGTGCTGGCCAAGGACGAGCTGGTCCGGATCGTCGCCTGGGCGCGGGAGCACGGTGTGCTGGTCTTCAGCGACGAGTGCTACCTGGAGCTGGGCTGGGAGGCCGAGCCGGTCTCCGTCCTCCACCCGGACGTCTGCGGCGGCCACTACGAGCGGATCGTCGCCGTCCACTCGCTCTCCAAGCGCTCCAACCTGGCCGGCTACCGCGCCGCCTTCATCGCGGGCGACGCGGCCGTCCTCGGCGAGCTGCTGCTGATCCGCAAGCACGGCGGGATGATGACGCCCGCCCCCGTCCAGGCCGCCGCCGTCGCCGCCCTCGGCGACGACGTGCACGTGGCCGAGCAGCGCGCCCGGTACGCCGACCGCCGCCTGGCCCTGCGCGCCGCCCTGGAGGCGCACGGCTTCCGGATCGAGCACAGCGAGGCGAGCCTCTACCTCTGGGCGACCCGCGACGAGCCGTGCTGGGAGACCGTGGCGTACCTCGCGCAGCTGGGCATCCTGGTCGCGCCCGGCGACTTCTACGGCCCGGCGGGCGAGAACTTCGTCCGGGTGGCGTTCACCGCGACCGACGAGCGGGTGGCGGCGGCGGTCAAGCGGCTGTCCTGACCCGGTGCGTACGGGGCGTGCCCTGATGTGAGGCGCACGTACGAGAGGGGCCCGGGGAGTGCGCACCCCCCGGGCCCCTCTCGCATGTTCGTACGTCGGCGGGTCAGCCGATCGGCAGGCCACCCAGCGGCAGCGCGTCGGTGGGCAGGCCGCCCGCGAGCGCGTCGGTCGGCAGGCCGCCACCGGCGGCACCGGCGATGCCGCCGACGGCCTCGCCCGCGCTGCCCGCGGTCTGACCGGCGGTGTCCTGGACGGCCGGGGCGGCCACCTTGGCGGTCTGGCCCGCGGTCTTGCCCGCGGCGGGCAGGGCGGTGCCGACGAGGCGGCCGCCGGTGTCACCGGCGGCCTGGGTGCCCTGCCGGGCGGCGCTGTCCACGGTGTTGCCGAGACCGGCACCGTCCAGCGCGGTCAGACCGCCGAGGTCCGGGGTCTGCGGGAGCTCTGCGGCGCTCGCGGCGCCGGCCGCACCGACCACGGGGGCCGCACCCGCGGCGATCAGCAGCGCGGTACGAGCGATCCGACGGGTCAGGGGGAGGGACATGGTGCTCCTTCGACGGGATGGTCAGTGATTCGGTCCGGTGAGCCGGACGCACTGAACAACAGGGCCGAGGGGAGGGAAAGTTGCGGCGGGCAGAGGTAAAAGCTGAGCAACGCGTCCGATAATCCGCAGTGGAGGAACCCGGGCAAACGATCCATTCCGAAACCGTTCGATGAACCGTCACTTCCCTTGGGCTGCAAGGGAATCGGTGCGGGATGAACGGACCGTCGAAGAGGGGGTCCAGGGGGCCTCGGGCGGCCGCCTCAAGGGACCGTACGGGTGATGGATCGTACTACTGAGCGACCCGGATTCCGACGGCCCTCGTGTCCGGTTCCTCGCCCTTCGTACGTTCCGTCCGCCAGCCGGAACCGGCCTCCCAGACCCGGCCGGCGAAGCTCACCCGGTCGACCCGCAGCTCGTCGGAGTGCGCCACCGCCCAGTGCGCCAGCTCCCAGCCGCGCCGAGGGCCGCCCTCCGCCTTCGCCCGGGCCGTCGCCGGTACGGGCACCGAGACCGTGGCGGCCGCCGCGGCGCCCGCCGCCTTCGGGGCGGGCAGGACGTCCTTGCCGAAGACGCGGACCAGTTCGGCCCGCACCTGCGCCGCGTCCCCGGGTCCCTGGGCGGTCCTCTTCGACGGCGTGCAGTTCAGTGCGGCGGGCTCGCGCCCGGTCAGCGCGGCGGCCAGCAGTGCGGCGTCCGGCTCGTGCTTCGCGTACGCCTGCGGGAAACCGCTGCGCTGCACGCGCTGCGCGGCGACGGTCAGCGGGAGCCGCGAGTACCCCGGGACCTCGGCGAGGTGGTCGTAGAACTCCCCGGCCGAGTACACCGGGTCCATGATCTGCGCCACGGTGCCCCAGCCCTGCGAGGGCCGCTGCTGGAACAGGCCCACCGAGTCCCGGTCCCCGTGGTCGATGTTGCGGAGCGTGGACTCCTGGATCGCCGTCGCGATCGCGATGGTCACCGCCCGCTCCGGCATCCCGCGGGTGGTCCCCACGGCGGAGATCGTCGCCGCGTTGGCCGCCTGGTGCAGGCTCATCTCGTAGGTGTGGTCCCCCTCGGGGGCCCGGACCACGCAGCGCGGTGCGGACTCGGTGGTGGAGGAGTCGTACTGCACGGCCAGATAACCGCCCAGCGCGGCGAGCACGGCGAAGGCGGCCGCGTAGCGGAGAAGACGGCTGCGGCGACGGCGGGCGGGGCTGGCTGTCCGGGGCACGGGCCCCACCGTACTGGAGGGTACGGCCGGGGGCCGATATCCCGGCCCTCCGGGGCCGCGGCAGGGCCCCCACCCCGGTCCTCTAGGGTCGTGGCCATGTCCGACAGCACGCTTGACCTGACCCTGGACGGCCCGGCGCTCACCGCCCGGCTCGTCGACATCCCCTCGGTCAGCGGGGAGGAGAAGGCGCTCGCCGACGCGATCGAGACAGCGCTGCGCTCCCTGCCCCATCTGACCGTCGACCGCCACGGCAACAACGTCGTCGCCCGCACGAACCTCGGCCGCACCGAGCGTGTCGTCCTCGCCGGGCACATCGACACCGTGCCGATCGCCGACAACGTCCCCTCCCGCCTCGACGCGGACGGCGTCCTCTGGGGCTGCGGCACCACCGACATGAAGGCCGGAGTCGCCGTCCAGCTCAGGATCGCCGCGACGGTCCCCGAGCCCAACCGCGACCTCACCTTCATCTTCTACGACAACGAAGAGGTCGCCGCCGACCTCAACGGCCTCGGCCACATCGCCACCGCCCACCCCGACTGGCTCGCCGGAGACTTCGCCGTCCTCCTGGAGCCCTCCGACGGCGAGGTCGAGGGCGGCTGCCAGGGCACGCTCCGGGTCCACCTCCGTACGACAGGCGAGCGGGCCCACTCCGCGCGCAGCTGGATGGGGTCCAACGCCGTCCACGCGGCGGCCCCGGTCCTGGCGAAGCTGGCGGCGTACGAGCCCCGCCGCCCGGTCATCGACGGCCTCGAATACCACGAGGGGCTCAACGCCGTCGGCATCGAGGGCGGCGTCGCCACCAACGTCATCCCGGACGCCTGCACCGTCGTCGTCAACTACCGCTACGCCCCCGACCGCACCGAGGAGGAGGCCATCGCCCACGTCCGCGAGGTCTTCGCCGACTGCGGGGTCGCCGAGATGATCATCGACGACCACTCCGGCGCGGCCATGCCCGGCCTCTCCCACCCCGCCGCGAAGGCCTTCATGGCGGCGGTCGGCGGCACCGCCCGGCCCAAGTTCGGCTGGACGGACGTCTCCCGCTTCGGCGGCCTCGGCGTCCCCGCGGTGAACTACGGCCCCGGCGACCCGATGTACGCCCACAAGCGCGACGAGCACGTGGTGGTCGAGAAGATCACCCACTGCGAGGACCGCCTCCGCTCCTGGCTGACGTCCTGATCCTCTGACCGCCCGACGCACGGCATTCCCCCGTACGTAACCTCCGCCGATCTACGCTGGCCGGACGCAGCACGACACAGCCCGGCCCAGGACGACGCGGGTCGGTGGAGGGAGCGGAACATGGGCAACGCCGAGGACGCACGAATCCCCGAAGGCGCGGAGGTCCCCGAGGGCGCGGTGGCCCCCGGGGAACAGTGGCTGGGTCCGGTGGTCCGCCGCAGGGAGCAGGTCCAGGCCGGCACGACCGATCAGCGGCTGCTGGACTCCGAGGGCGACTCCGAGTGGGTGCACACCGACCCCTGGCGGGTGATGCGCATCCAGTCGGAGTTCGTCGAGGGCTTCGGCGCCCTCGCGGAGCTGCCGAGCGCGATCAGCGTCTTCGGCTCGGCCCGCACCCCGGCCGGATCGGCGGAGTACGAGGCCGGCGTCCGGATCGGCAAGGCGCTGGTCGACGCGGGCTTCGCGGTGATCACCGGGGGCGGCCCGGGCGCGATGGAGGCCGCCAACAAGGGGGCCCGGGAGGCGAAGGGCGTCTCGGTCGGCCTCGGCATCGAGCTGCCCTTCGAGTCGGGGCTGAACCCGCACGTCGACATCGGCGTCAACTTCCGCTACTTCTTCGTCCGCAAGACGATGTTCGTGAAGTACGCCCAGGGCTTCGTGGTCCTGCCCGGCGGCCTCGGCACCCTGGACGAGCTCTTCGAGGCCCTCACCCTCGTCCAGACCGGCAAGGTCACCCGCTTCCCGATCGTCCTCTTCGGCACGGCCTACTGGGGCGGCCTGGTCGACTGGCTCCGCGAAACGGTGGTCGCCGGCGGCAAGGCCTCGGAGAAGGACCTGCTGCTCTTCCACGTGACGGACGACGTGGACGAAGCGGTGACGCTGGTGACGAAGGAGGTCGGACGGTAACTGCCGTCTCGTCCCCGAGCTCCACGGCCGGTCCGGCGCAACCGAGCCCGTCCGGTGTTCGAGGACACCTTTTCGGCCCGTCCGGCCACCCCCAAGCCCGTCCGGCGATCGAGGACATCTTCTCCAGCCCGTCCGGCGCTTGAGCGGCGGGGCCCAGGGGCAGCGCCCCGGGTCCCGCACGCCGGGCAGCCGGCCGGCCTACGCCAACCCCCGCCGCGCCACCGCCGGAGGCCTGTGCCCCGCGATCGACGCCACCATGTCCAGCACCTGCCGCGTCTCCGCCACCTCATGCACCCGGTACACCCGCGCCCCCAGCCACGCCGACACCGCCGTCGTCGCCAGCGTCCCGATCACCCGTTCCTTCACCGGCCGGTCCAGCGTCTCGCCGACGAAGTCCTTGTTGGACAGCGACACCAGCACCGGCCACCCCGTCTCCGCCATCTCCTCAAGACGACGCGTCGCCTCAAGAGAGTGCCGCGTGTTCTTACCGAAGTCATGCCCCGGGTCAATCATGATCCCGTCCGCCCGCACCCCGAGCTCGACCGCCCGCTCCGCCAGGCCCACCGTCACGCGCAGGATGTCCGCCATGACATCGTCGTACGCGATCCGGTGCGGCCGGGTCCGCGGCTCCGCACCCCCCGCGTGCGTGCACACGAGCCCCGCCCCGTACCGCGCGGCGACCTCCGCGAGCTTCGGGTCGACCCCGCCCCACGCGTCGTTCAGCACATCCGCCCCGGCCTCGCAGACCGCCTCGCCCACATCGTGCCGCCAGGTGTCCACGCTGATCACCACATCCGGGTGGCGGCGGCGGACCTCGGCGACGAACCCCACCGTGCGGCGCGCCTCCTCCTCGGCGCTCACCTCCTCGCCGGGGCCGGCCTTCACCCCGCCGATGTCGATGATCGCGGCGCCCTCGGCCACCGCCTGCTCCACCCGCGCGAGCGCCGGCTCGTCCTGGAACGTCGCGCCCTGGTCGTAGAAGGAGTCCGGGGTCCGGTTCACGATCGCCATGATCACCGGCTCGTGCGGCCCGAATTCCCGCCGCCCCAGCCTGAGTGCACCGCTCCGCATCCCGTACTTCCTCCTCAGATAGCCCGCAGATGGCCCGTCTGCGACCCTAAGGCCTTTCGTGGTCGGCCCCGACTTGTCGGTGCCGCATGGCACGATCGGAGCCGGTCGAGGTTTCCGCCCCCGGGGAGATGCGCGTGTTCTGGTTCTTGCTGCTCACGATGGTCGTGGTCGTTACGGCGGTCACCCTCGCGGTGGTCGGCGGTGGCGGGAGCGCCGTGCTCCAGGACGTGGAGCCCGAGCGGTTCACCGACCCGCTGCCCGCGACCCGCCCGGTCGGCCGGGCGGATGTGGAGGCGCTGCGCCTGCCGATGGCCGCCCGGGGCTACCGGATGGCGGACGTCGACGAGGCGCTCTCCCGGCTCGGCGCCGAGCTGGCCGAGCGGGACGCCCGGATCGCCGAGCTGGAGTCCGCCCTGGCCGGGGCGCAGGCCTCCGCGGTGAGCACGGGCGCCGATCTCTTCAAGCAGCCGGGGGACCGGCCCGCGGAGCCCGGCGACCCGCAGTCCGGCGGCCCGGCCCGCGGCGAGGACGACGGCCGATGAGCGGCGGAGCCGTGGCCGCCCCCGACGGCGGGCTGCGCTGCCCCTGGGGCCTGTCCACCGAGGACTACCTCGCCTACCACGACACCGAGTGGGGCCGCCCGGTCCACGGGGACGACGCCCTCTTCGAGCGGCTCTGCCTGGAGGCCTTCCAGTCCGGGCTCTCCTGGCTGACGATCCTGCGCCGCCGCGAGACCTTCCGTACGGCCTTCGCCGAGTTCAAGATCGCCGAGGTCGCGAAGTTCACCGACGCCGACCGGGAGCGGCTCCTCGCCGACCCGGGCATCATCCGCAACCGGGCCAAGGTCGACGCCACCCTCGCCAACGCGAAGGTGCTCGCCGGCTGGCGGGCCGGCGAGCTGGACGAGCTGATCTGGTCGTACGCCCCCGACCCGGCCGGCCGCCCCGCCCCGCGCGCCCTGGGCGACGTCCCCGCCGTGACCCCGGAGTCCACCGCGCTCGCCAAGGAGCTGAAGAAGCGCTCCATCCGCTTCGTCGGCCCCACCACCGCCTACGCCCTGATGCAGGCGTGCGGCCTCGTCGACGACCACCTCGCCGACTGCGTGGCCCGGGGTGGCGGCTCCCCGGCCGGGTGAACCGCTACTTCCCCAGGTAGAGGGGCTTCTCCTTCTTCAGGAACGCCTCCACCGCGATGGTGTGGTCCTGCGACGCGCCCGCCCGGGTCTGGAGTTCGTCCTCCTTCTCCAGCGTCTCGGCGAGCGTGTGCCCGGCGCCGTACGCCATCGACTCCTTGAGCGCCGCGTACGCCACCGTCGGGCCGTCCGCCAGCGCCCGGGCCACCGCCGCGGCCTCCTCGGCCAGCCTCTCCGCCGGGACCACCCGGTTGACCAGGCCCAGCTCCAGGGCGTCCTGGGCCGAGATCGAACGCGGGAAGAACAGCAGATCGGCGGCGCGGCTCGCCCCGACCAGCCGCGGCAGCGTCCAGGACACGCCCGAGTCGGCGGTCAGGGCGACGCCCGCGAACGAGGTGTTGAACGAGGAGGTGTCGGCGGCCACCCGGTAGTCCGCCGCCAGGGCGAAACCGAACCCGGCCCCGGCCGCGACGCCGTTTACCCCGGCGACCACGGGCTTGGGCATCTCGGTGATGGCCCGCACGATCGGGTTGTAGTGCTCCTGGACCGTGCTCAGCGCGTTCCCGCTGCCCGACTCACGGGTCGCCGTCAGCGTGGCGACGTGCTCCTTGAGGTCCTGTCCGACACAGAAGGCGCGCCCGGTGGCCGTGAGCAGAACCGCCCGTATCGCCGTGTCCGCGGCCGCCGCCCGCAGCGCGTCCCGCAGGGCGACCTTCGCCGCGGTGTTCATGGCGTTCATCGCGTCGGGTCGGTTGATCGTGATCGTCGCGAGACCCTCGCTCACGTCGTACAGCACGGTGCTCGCCTGCTCGTCGGCCATTGCGGTCCCATCCCCTCACTGCTCGGGCATCGTTGCCACTGGAGGCAAGCATGGCCGACGCGGGCCGGTGCGCAGATGTGACCTGCGTCTAACAATTGGCCCTCACCTGGGGCCCCGGGGCGGCGCAGTATCGCAGCCGGATCGCCGAATTGAGTGGTTTTGAGAGAGCGCGTTGCGCAAGCGATGCAGAGCGATGTTGGTCATCGGGGTCGTTGATGCGGGATAATGGCGAAGAAGCAATGTGTTCGATGCCGGTGAGGCAGCGCCTGTCATGGGGCCGCCGGTTGCGATGAGCTGGTTTCAGGAAGGGGAACGAGCATGGCGGCCATGAAGCCGCGGACGGGCGACGGCCCGCTCGAGGTGACAAAGGAGGGGCGGGGCATCGTCATGCGCGTTCCGCTCGAAGGCGGCGGTCGGCTTGTTGTCGAGCTGACTCCGGACGAGGCCGATGCCCTCGGCGACGCGCTGAAGAAGGTCGTCGGCTGACGCGGAACGCCCATCACCTTCACCACTGCCCGGTACGGATCTCCGTACCGGGCAGTGGTGCGTTCACCGGCGTCGCTCCGGGTGCGGGGTCAGCCGCGCCGGACCGCGCCCGGGCTCGGGGTCAGCCGCGCCGGACCGCGCAGAGCAGCCCGTCGCCGACCGGCAGCAGCGTCGGCATCAGTTCCTGGCTCTCGCGCACCGCGCGCAGCAGCTCCCGCAGCCGCAGCACCTCGGCGGGCTGGGCGGCGGAGTCGACGGTGCGGCCGTCGGCGAAGACGCCCTCGAAGCAGACCAGCCCGCCGGGGCGCAGCAGGCGCAACGATTCAGCCAGGCAGTCGAGGCTCTCCAGCCGGTCGCCGTCGCAGAAGACGAGGTCGTAGCCGCCGTCCGCGAGCCGGGGCAGGACGTCCAGCGCGCGGCCGGGGATGAAACGGGACCGGTTGGAGGCGAAGCCCGCCTCGCGGAACGCCTCCCGGGCGAACTGCTGGCGCTCGGGCTCCGGGTCCACCGTGGTCAGCACACCGTCGGGACGCATCCCGTGCAGCAGATAGATGCCGGACACGCCCGTGCCCGTGCCGATCTCCGCCACCGCTTTGGCATCCGCGGCGCCGGCCA
This DNA window, taken from Streptomyces griseus subsp. griseus, encodes the following:
- the fdxA gene encoding ferredoxin — its product is MTYVIAQPCVDVKDKACIEECPVDCIYEGQRSLYIHPDECVDCGACEPVCPVEAIFYEDDTPEEWKDYYKANVEFFDDLGSPGGASKLGLIERDHPFVAGLPPQNA
- a CDS encoding transglutaminase-like domain-containing protein — translated: MSAQDSGTADRRRQFAEEARSERPDLALLCLLLGAEAGPVGPEEPRPVDPDHTSPDPYGIDAAQIELDRLAGLLPYGSRSPAGWASALAELLGGRFEFGGSSGDYQRLESSLLQQVLRRRRGLPILLSVVWIEVARRAGAPVYGVALPGHFVVGFGDPEQPVLVDPFTGGAPLTGDDADLLVTAATGSRLEPSMLTPARPLETVLRILNNIRAWAAARPERTDVALWAVELSLLLPSRPARLRYERAQLLVQRGEFQRGASEMEEYAEVLDAIEPTTAETIRRKAQAARALLN
- the dapC gene encoding succinyldiaminopimelate transaminase; the protein is MSAVSSRLPVFPWDRLTPYKTTAQAHPDGIVDLSVGTPVDPVPEVIRQALVAAADSPGYPTVWGTEALRDALTGWVERRLGATGVTHANVLPVVGSKELVAWLPTQLGLGAGDRVAYPRLAYPTYEVGARLCGAEPVVYDDPTELDPAGLKLLWLNSPSNPTGKVLAKDELVRIVAWAREHGVLVFSDECYLELGWEAEPVSVLHPDVCGGHYERIVAVHSLSKRSNLAGYRAAFIAGDAAVLGELLLIRKHGGMMTPAPVQAAAVAALGDDVHVAEQRARYADRRLALRAALEAHGFRIEHSEASLYLWATRDEPCWETVAYLAQLGILVAPGDFYGPAGENFVRVAFTATDERVAAAVKRLS
- a CDS encoding response regulator transcription factor, producing MTTVLLVHTVPLWRASLASLLGSGQGIDVRTADRGAIRSALVGAGPVPGPDVLLTDLDCPDALDVLEEVRSLAEPHGRCCPLAVLTRSDRPRGLRRAYEAGARGYIDKYRPVEDLSEVMHKLADGGRHIDESLAFSLLQVADMPLSPRELSVLSLAEGGETVSGIAQRLHLTPGTVRNYLAAAIRKSGARNRVDAIRRAKEAGWI
- a CDS encoding ATP-binding protein, with amino-acid sequence MSLPLTRRIARTALLIAAGAAPVVGAAGAASAAELPQTPDLGGLTALDGAGLGNTVDSAARQGTQAAGDTGGRLVGTALPAAGKTAGQTAKVAAPAVQDTAGQTAGSAGEAVGGIAGAAGGGLPTDALAGGLPTDALPLGGLPIG
- a CDS encoding TIGR00730 family Rossman fold protein, translated to MGNAEDARIPEGAEVPEGAVAPGEQWLGPVVRRREQVQAGTTDQRLLDSEGDSEWVHTDPWRVMRIQSEFVEGFGALAELPSAISVFGSARTPAGSAEYEAGVRIGKALVDAGFAVITGGGPGAMEAANKGAREAKGVSVGLGIELPFESGLNPHVDIGVNFRYFFVRKTMFVKYAQGFVVLPGGLGTLDELFEALTLVQTGKVTRFPIVLFGTAYWGGLVDWLRETVVAGGKASEKDLLLFHVTDDVDEAVTLVTKEVGR
- a CDS encoding enoyl-CoA hydratase/isomerase family protein produces the protein MADEQASTVLYDVSEGLATITINRPDAMNAMNTAAKVALRDALRAAAADTAIRAVLLTATGRAFCVGQDLKEHVATLTATRESGSGNALSTVQEHYNPIVRAITEMPKPVVAGVNGVAAGAGFGFALAADYRVAADTSSFNTSFAGVALTADSGVSWTLPRLVGASRAADLLFFPRSISAQDALELGLVNRVVPAERLAEEAAAVARALADGPTVAYAALKESMAYGAGHTLAETLEKEDELQTRAGASQDHTIAVEAFLKKEKPLYLGK
- a CDS encoding cell division protein DivIVA yields the protein MRVFWFLLLTMVVVVTAVTLAVVGGGGSAVLQDVEPERFTDPLPATRPVGRADVEALRLPMAARGYRMADVDEALSRLGAELAERDARIAELESALAGAQASAVSTGADLFKQPGDRPAEPGDPQSGGPARGEDDGR
- the dapE gene encoding succinyl-diaminopimelate desuccinylase, which produces MSDSTLDLTLDGPALTARLVDIPSVSGEEKALADAIETALRSLPHLTVDRHGNNVVARTNLGRTERVVLAGHIDTVPIADNVPSRLDADGVLWGCGTTDMKAGVAVQLRIAATVPEPNRDLTFIFYDNEEVAADLNGLGHIATAHPDWLAGDFAVLLEPSDGEVEGGCQGTLRVHLRTTGERAHSARSWMGSNAVHAAAPVLAKLAAYEPRRPVIDGLEYHEGLNAVGIEGGVATNVIPDACTVVVNYRYAPDRTEEEAIAHVREVFADCGVAEMIIDDHSGAAMPGLSHPAAKAFMAAVGGTARPKFGWTDVSRFGGLGVPAVNYGPGDPMYAHKRDEHVVVEKITHCEDRLRSWLTS
- a CDS encoding DNA-3-methyladenine glycosylase I, with translation MSGGAVAAPDGGLRCPWGLSTEDYLAYHDTEWGRPVHGDDALFERLCLEAFQSGLSWLTILRRRETFRTAFAEFKIAEVAKFTDADRERLLADPGIIRNRAKVDATLANAKVLAGWRAGELDELIWSYAPDPAGRPAPRALGDVPAVTPESTALAKELKKRSIRFVGPTTAYALMQACGLVDDHLADCVARGGGSPAG
- a CDS encoding GNAT family N-acetyltransferase, translating into MEFTMGGRLEVRITPADVGKRVSVRRRTEKAGAGAEFTDTVGVLTSWDEGVVAITRKSGESVHIAESSLVAGKVVPAAPARRRGPAASFQELAAVTARAWQPVESEPLGEWRLRAAGGFTRRANSALPLGDPGMPLGEAFGRVESWYEERGLPPYIQTATGAGGTQEALCAELERHGWRREVTAEVRIAALAPVGDLDAEVSAVRLSRTPDEAWLARYQRFSTPGPHVLRVLGSGPSVWFATVAGGGEAGGDAPAAIGRCVVDGRWAGFMAVEVAPEHRRRGLATSVMAALARRALDEGASAAWLQVEEDNGGARALYDGMGFAAHHRYHHFRPA
- the folP gene encoding dihydropteroate synthase; its protein translation is MRSGALRLGRREFGPHEPVIMAIVNRTPDSFYDQGATFQDEPALARVEQAVAEGAAIIDIGGVKAGPGEEVSAEEEARRTVGFVAEVRRRHPDVVISVDTWRHDVGEAVCEAGADVLNDAWGGVDPKLAEVAARYGAGLVCTHAGGAEPRTRPHRIAYDDVMADILRVTVGLAERAVELGVRADGIMIDPGHDFGKNTRHSLEATRRLEEMAETGWPVLVSLSNKDFVGETLDRPVKERVIGTLATTAVSAWLGARVYRVHEVAETRQVLDMVASIAGHRPPAVARRGLA